One window of the Balnearium lithotrophicum genome contains the following:
- a CDS encoding capsule assembly Wzi family protein: MKKELILIFILLLISKISMALEMPSATVPIFQYQREYQILERAKEIGLIKNSDLSFKPLTREQFARAIIEIYNNRAISPSLAKKFFDELYPVFKSSVNSVLKEENENYIKPVNNIYFSTFSLSGINNYKLPYSEGYSLKNGLNSRLDISSELKLSRFLIYLEPEYRLEDILRLNRGYITWKLDGLNFLFGKDNIWWGNAENGDLLFTNNVRPWLMFKVENDSYKKLPWIFKYLGEWKFSNIIAQLEKERVRSYAHIWGMRLAWKPFRNLEIAGTRAIQFGGKGRPNYHSLHDFWELFTANNENVRDTNPEAHKYDNNQLASIDITYYLNWLNKFNFQPFKGGKFYFVYGGDDALKPVGPGGLPLPTGAAHILGLSLTTGLTDLKFEYTETTDGNNGAMWYSHHMYPNGYTYHGFIIGNNIGGDSESYFFKVSKDFKFANVSFSYNYVEHGVDRKSIQEKEHIYSLKANKLLNLKNFSFLKVFSTRLYTSFIYDNIEHYDYTSNNKNVYLFSIGLNLQF, from the coding sequence ATGAAGAAAGAATTAATTCTTATCTTCATTTTATTGTTAATTTCTAAGATTTCCATGGCACTTGAAATGCCTAGTGCCACTGTTCCAATATTTCAGTATCAAAGGGAATATCAAATTCTTGAAAGAGCAAAGGAGATAGGATTAATAAAAAATTCAGATTTGTCATTTAAGCCATTGACAAGAGAACAGTTTGCAAGGGCAATAATAGAAATATACAACAATAGAGCAATTTCTCCTTCTTTAGCTAAGAAGTTTTTTGATGAACTTTATCCAGTTTTTAAGAGTTCTGTAAATTCTGTTCTAAAAGAGGAAAATGAAAACTACATTAAGCCTGTTAATAATATATATTTTTCTACATTCTCCCTTTCAGGAATCAATAATTACAAACTTCCTTATTCTGAAGGTTACTCTTTAAAGAATGGACTAAACAGTAGGCTTGACATTTCTTCAGAACTTAAGTTATCACGTTTTCTTATTTATTTAGAACCGGAGTACAGATTAGAAGATATCTTAAGACTCAACAGAGGATATATAACTTGGAAGTTAGACGGTCTTAATTTCCTATTTGGTAAGGATAACATTTGGTGGGGTAACGCTGAAAATGGGGATTTACTATTCACAAATAACGTACGCCCTTGGTTAATGTTTAAGGTAGAGAACGATTCCTATAAAAAACTTCCTTGGATTTTTAAATACTTAGGAGAATGGAAATTTTCCAACATAATTGCTCAATTAGAGAAAGAAAGGGTTAGATCATATGCCCATATTTGGGGGATGAGACTTGCGTGGAAGCCTTTTAGGAACTTGGAGATAGCAGGAACAAGAGCAATTCAGTTTGGAGGAAAAGGAAGACCCAATTACCACTCTTTACATGATTTTTGGGAACTATTTACTGCCAATAATGAAAATGTTAGAGATACAAATCCTGAGGCACACAAGTACGATAATAATCAGCTTGCTTCTATTGATATTACTTACTATTTGAATTGGCTCAATAAGTTTAATTTCCAACCGTTTAAAGGTGGAAAATTCTACTTTGTTTATGGTGGAGATGATGCATTGAAACCTGTTGGTCCAGGAGGATTACCTCTACCAACTGGAGCTGCCCACATTTTAGGTCTTTCTCTAACAACAGGATTAACCGATTTGAAGTTTGAATACACTGAAACGACGGATGGGAATAACGGAGCAATGTGGTACAGTCATCACATGTATCCCAACGGCTACACTTATCACGGGTTTATCATCGGAAACAATATTGGAGGAGATTCAGAAAGTTATTTTTTTAAGGTTTCAAAGGACTTTAAGTTTGCAAATGTATCTTTTTCTTACAACTACGTAGAACATGGGGTTGATAGAAAGTCTATTCAAGAAAAAGAACATATATATTCTTTAAAAGCTAATAAGCTCTTGAATTTAAAGAATTTTAGTTTCCTTAAAGTATTTTCCACACGTCTTTATACCTCATTTATCTATGACAATATTGAGCACTATGACTATACTTCAAATAATAAAAATGTTTACTTATTCTCTATTGGATTAAACTTGCAATTTTAA
- a CDS encoding NifB/NifX family molybdenum-iron cluster-binding protein, with product MRITIPILEKEVNGRKLINPHFGKSNLFAIFDTETGNLEILENPTLELQRGRGNYIAKLFSEKGIEAVLVKDIGSGALSKLENFEIKVYLLSQSIKFLDEALELFKEGKFSKGNDDF from the coding sequence ATGAGGATAACTATTCCCATTCTTGAAAAAGAGGTTAATGGAAGAAAGCTAATTAATCCTCACTTTGGTAAGTCAAATCTCTTTGCAATTTTCGATACAGAAACTGGAAATTTAGAAATCTTAGAGAATCCTACATTGGAGCTCCAGAGAGGAAGGGGAAATTACATTGCAAAGTTGTTCAGTGAAAAGGGAATTGAGGCTGTTCTTGTAAAGGATATAGGAAGTGGAGCTCTTAGTAAATTAGAAAATTTTGAAATAAAAGTTTATCTGCTATCTCAAAGTATTAAATTCTTAGACGAGGCTTTGGAACTTTTCAAAGAAGGAAAGTTTAGCAAGGGAAACGATGATTTTTAA